In a single window of the Halanaerobiaceae bacterium ANBcell28 genome:
- a CDS encoding ABC transporter substrate-binding protein: protein MQKKSILLFVLMFVLVLSFSSLASDEAVYRIGLGDEPSVPLNYWANIGPEASVFNSAVTDGFYTGLYSVQFPTYEQVPALAAESIPSPAEFAREGDYYVGTLSLRKGVYWSNGEEFTADDVVFTLHTIRDLGLSGNWASYYPAKLDRVEKVDDYTVKFYFHAVTPDDDTEFDRVPGLAEWNYGPLYSPIMPKSQWGDVVEAAKETDDPEQTLFQHRLDDEVVTIWGMQHVHWEEGSYFENRRADHFVLDGEVRIFENGRHEVDAGDYSWGGYGEEGSDLRYQFGVGPFIDSTVYRLYSSQEALVLALRRGDIDYILSPQGLTSGFRAELESDPEIEILSNSSNGFRMLAFNRDRYPFDIDEFNQAIATVLDRELIANTILQGAINPLYSAVPPGNEVWFNPNVKNWGEGMSRAERIAEATDLLESAGFTWEVKPEVDLETGNYTPGSGIINPDGTKMEPFEVLTPTAAYDPFRHAFGMYLQQWTADLGIPFMQRPTQFNVIIDRTLGSGDYDAFILGWGVGGIFPDHMESFFHTDGGFNMLNFSNEELDNVLDQFMREGDPEVAMELAYEAQEIIAETLPYIILFDTPIYDAYRPDRIQLPEVDSVLDGIQGFYGLSRNVKVLQ from the coding sequence ATGCAAAAAAAATCTATATTATTATTTGTTCTTATGTTTGTTCTTGTTTTATCTTTTAGTTCTTTAGCAAGTGATGAGGCTGTGTACCGTATTGGTTTGGGTGATGAGCCATCCGTGCCTTTAAATTATTGGGCTAATATTGGACCTGAAGCTAGTGTATTTAATTCAGCTGTAACAGATGGATTCTATACAGGTTTGTATTCAGTTCAATTTCCAACTTATGAACAAGTACCTGCTTTAGCTGCAGAATCAATTCCATCTCCAGCTGAATTTGCTAGAGAAGGAGATTATTATGTAGGTACTTTATCTCTTAGAAAAGGTGTTTACTGGAGTAATGGTGAAGAATTTACTGCAGATGATGTAGTATTTACCCTTCATACAATTAGGGATTTAGGATTATCAGGTAACTGGGCAAGTTATTATCCAGCTAAATTGGACAGGGTTGAAAAAGTGGATGACTATACTGTTAAATTTTATTTTCATGCTGTAACACCAGATGATGATACTGAATTTGACCGTGTACCAGGATTAGCAGAATGGAATTATGGCCCACTATATTCTCCTATTATGCCAAAATCTCAGTGGGGAGATGTTGTAGAAGCAGCAAAAGAAACTGATGACCCAGAACAAACACTTTTTCAGCATCGTCTTGATGATGAAGTAGTTACAATCTGGGGTATGCAACATGTGCATTGGGAAGAAGGTTCATATTTTGAGAATAGAAGAGCTGACCACTTTGTCCTAGATGGTGAAGTAAGAATATTTGAAAATGGTCGTCATGAAGTAGATGCTGGTGATTATAGTTGGGGAGGCTACGGTGAAGAAGGTAGTGATCTTCGCTATCAGTTCGGTGTAGGTCCTTTTATTGATAGTACAGTATATCGTCTATATTCTTCTCAAGAAGCTTTAGTACTAGCATTAAGAAGAGGAGATATTGATTATATATTAAGTCCACAAGGTCTTACTTCTGGTTTTAGAGCTGAACTAGAATCAGATCCAGAAATTGAAATTTTATCAAATAGCAGTAATGGTTTCCGTATGCTTGCTTTTAATAGAGACCGTTATCCATTTGATATTGATGAATTCAATCAAGCGATAGCTACTGTACTTGATAGAGAATTAATTGCAAATACAATTCTGCAAGGCGCTATTAATCCATTATACTCAGCTGTACCACCAGGAAATGAAGTTTGGTTTAATCCAAATGTTAAAAACTGGGGCGAAGGTATGTCAAGAGCGGAACGTATTGCTGAAGCTACTGATCTTTTAGAAAGCGCTGGTTTCACATGGGAAGTTAAGCCAGAAGTAGATTTAGAAACAGGAAACTATACTCCTGGTTCTGGAATTATCAATCCTGATGGAACAAAAATGGAACCTTTTGAAGTACTAACACCAACAGCTGCTTATGATCCATTTCGTCATGCTTTTGGTATGTATTTACAACAATGGACAGCTGATTTAGGAATACCATTTATGCAAAGACCTACTCAGTTCAATGTTATAATTGATAGAACGCTTGGTAGTGGTGATTATGACGCCTTTATTCTTGGTTGGGGTGTAGGTGGAATATTCCCTGATCATATGGAATCTTTCTTCCATACAGATGGTGGTTTCAATATGCTAAACTTCTCTAATGAAGAATTGGATAATGTATTAGATCAATTTATGAGAGAAGGAGATCCTGAAGTAGCTATGGAATTAGCTTATGAAGCTCAGGAAATAATCGCAGAAACCTTACCATATATCATTCTTTTTGATACTCCTATCTATGATGCTTATAGACCAGATAGAATTCAATTACCAGAAGTAGATAGTGTATTAGATGGTATTCAAGGATTCTATGGATTAAGCAGGAATGTAAAAGTGCTTCAATAG
- a CDS encoding lytic transglycosylase domain-containing protein, with translation MYKKISGIKIPLSILFILIILVLFLLQFDWLWRLFYPLEHETIIIRNAKLYDIDPYLIAAIIFVESKYIEEAESPRGALGLMQIMPNTGRWIAEQMGIENFDVSDLLDPEINIMFGSWYIANLKKQFADEVIMLAAYNAGRGNVVKWLEERWDGKVNTIDRLPFAETRNYIVQVNVVYERYRKIYDIK, from the coding sequence ATGTATAAGAAAATTAGTGGTATTAAAATACCTCTTTCAATATTATTTATTTTAATTATATTAGTATTATTTCTTCTTCAGTTTGATTGGCTTTGGCGTTTATTTTATCCATTGGAACATGAAACGATTATAATTAGGAATGCGAAGCTATATGATATAGATCCATATTTAATTGCTGCAATAATTTTCGTTGAAAGTAAATATATAGAAGAAGCAGAGTCGCCCAGGGGAGCTCTTGGTCTTATGCAGATAATGCCTAATACTGGTCGTTGGATTGCAGAACAAATGGGTATTGAAAATTTTGATGTAAGTGATTTATTAGATCCTGAGATTAATATTATGTTTGGTAGCTGGTATATAGCTAATTTAAAAAAACAATTTGCTGATGAAGTAATAATGTTAGCAGCATATAATGCTGGTAGGGGCAATGTGGTAAAATGGCTTGAAGAACGCTGGGATGGGAAAGTAAATACAATAGATAGATTACCATTTGCTGAAACTAGAAATTATATTGTTCAAGTAAATGTAGTTTACGAAAGATATAGAAAGATATATGATATAAAATAA
- a CDS encoding methylglyoxal synthase has protein sequence MKIKRIALIAHDEKKKDLIKFAKDNRDLLIQCDLVATGTTGQLIIDNVGLPVERMESGPLGGDQMIGAEIAKERMDGVIFLRDPLTSQPHEPDITALLRVCDVHNTPLATNLATADLILQGMVNVK, from the coding sequence ATGAAAATTAAAAGAATTGCATTAATCGCACATGATGAAAAGAAAAAAGATTTAATTAAATTTGCTAAAGATAATAGAGATTTATTAATACAATGTGATTTAGTGGCAACAGGTACTACTGGACAATTAATTATCGATAATGTAGGTTTACCTGTAGAGAGAATGGAATCAGGCCCATTAGGTGGAGATCAAATGATTGGTGCAGAAATTGCCAAAGAAAGAATGGATGGAGTAATATTTCTCCGTGACCCCCTAACATCACAGCCTCATGAGCCAGATATTACAGCTTTATTACGTGTTTGCGATGTTCATAATACACCACTAGCAACAAATTTGGCTACAGCAGATCTAATCTTACAAGGAATGGTAAATGTTAAATAG
- the coaE gene encoding dephospho-CoA kinase (Dephospho-CoA kinase (CoaE) performs the final step in coenzyme A biosynthesis.): MLLGLTGGIASGKSTVSSYLEELGALIIDADRIAREVLEKGEIGYKQVVETFGNDILNESGEINRSKLAGIIFSNKRLRKKLENITHPLIIKKINEKIEEYRENNRIIILDAPLLFEVGLDKDVDKTCLVYVDKETQLKRLIKRDKLSKVEAQRRIESQLSLEKKRDMADIVINNQGSKKILKENVLRLWRDINEN, encoded by the coding sequence ATGCTACTTGGTTTAACAGGAGGTATTGCATCAGGTAAATCTACTGTTAGTTCATATTTAGAAGAATTAGGTGCTTTAATAATAGATGCTGATAGAATTGCAAGGGAAGTATTAGAGAAAGGTGAAATAGGTTATAAACAGGTAGTTGAAACTTTCGGAAATGATATACTTAATGAGTCTGGAGAAATTAATCGCTCAAAACTGGCAGGAATTATATTTTCAAATAAACGCTTGAGAAAAAAGCTAGAAAACATAACTCATCCTTTAATTATAAAAAAAATTAATGAAAAGATAGAGGAATATCGAGAAAATAATAGAATTATTATACTTGATGCTCCCCTTCTATTTGAAGTTGGGTTGGACAAGGATGTTGATAAGACCTGTTTAGTATATGTAGATAAAGAAACACAGCTAAAAAGATTAATTAAGAGGGACAAGTTAAGCAAAGTAGAGGCACAAAGGAGAATTGAATCTCAATTATCATTGGAGAAAAAACGAGATATGGCTGATATTGTAATTAATAATCAGGGGAGTAAAAAAATATTAAAAGAAAACGTACTCAGACTTTGGAGGGATATTAATGAAAATTAA
- the ytaF gene encoding sporulation membrane protein YtaF: MEINQIWPIFLLAIAISIDGFAVGITYGLRGIKVSLSALIIIGLISTASIMFTSFLGSSLARYMDADFAENIGGIILICLGIWLIYSAIKSLRKNSSDEKQEANLDDKVLLSLKIRSFGIIVNILKTPTEADFDKSGTINNFEALFLGFALAIDALGAGLGAGMTGFGAWYTPLIIGITTASFVGAGFITGKKAGNILPRYFRVFPGFIIILFGISNLL, from the coding sequence ATGGAAATAAACCAAATATGGCCTATTTTTCTTCTGGCTATAGCTATTAGTATTGATGGGTTTGCAGTTGGTATAACCTATGGACTTCGGGGAATTAAAGTTTCTTTAAGTGCTTTAATTATTATTGGCTTGATATCTACTGCGTCAATTATGTTTACTAGCTTTCTTGGTTCTAGTCTAGCGAGATATATGGATGCTGATTTTGCTGAAAACATAGGTGGAATAATATTGATTTGTCTAGGTATTTGGCTAATATACTCAGCAATTAAAAGTTTGAGAAAGAATAGTAGTGATGAAAAACAAGAAGCCAACTTAGATGATAAGGTTCTGCTTTCTTTAAAAATAAGATCCTTTGGTATAATTGTAAATATACTTAAGACCCCAACTGAAGCAGATTTTGACAAGTCAGGTACTATAAATAATTTTGAAGCTCTTTTCTTAGGCTTTGCATTAGCTATAGATGCACTTGGTGCAGGTCTGGGAGCAGGAATGACTGGCTTTGGTGCTTGGTACACTCCGTTAATTATAGGTATAACTACAGCAAGTTTCGTTGGTGCTGGCTTTATAACAGGGAAAAAAGCGGGGAATATTTTACCACGATATTTTAGAGTTTTTCCTGGTTTCATTATAATATTATTTGGGATTTCAAATCTTCTCTAA
- the mutM gene encoding bifunctional DNA-formamidopyrimidine glycosylase/DNA-(apurinic or apyrimidinic site) lyase, producing MPELPEVETIVRGLRDMIEGRTIVDVIIRVPQMIAFPALDEFENQIMDREIIGLARRGKYILVHLQGKKTMVVHLRMTGRLLVKAKEVDYNKHSHVIFQLDNNFDLRFHNVRKFGRIYLIDSEEYAQAGGLAKLGPEPLSKEFNIEYFSEFIKKRKTNIKALLLNQSFIAGLGNIYADEALFLAGILPQRSVDTLKSFEMKKLFTAIQIVLEKAIKAGGTSFSDYRNAQDKKGYFQNELNVYQRDNQECLKCGEIIEKTKVAGRGTHFCPHCQR from the coding sequence ATGCCCGAATTACCTGAAGTAGAAACAATTGTTAGAGGTTTAAGAGACATGATTGAAGGTAGAACAATAGTTGATGTGATAATACGTGTACCACAAATGATTGCTTTCCCTGCTTTAGACGAATTTGAAAATCAAATAATGGATAGAGAAATAATTGGACTTGCTCGAAGAGGTAAGTATATTTTAGTGCATTTGCAAGGAAAAAAAACTATGGTTGTTCATCTTCGTATGACAGGGAGATTGCTAGTTAAAGCAAAGGAAGTAGATTATAATAAACATAGTCACGTTATTTTTCAATTAGATAATAATTTTGATTTGAGATTTCATAATGTGCGTAAATTTGGAAGAATATATTTAATTGATAGTGAAGAATATGCTCAAGCAGGCGGTTTAGCAAAACTAGGTCCTGAACCTCTTTCTAAAGAATTTAATATTGAATATTTTTCTGAATTTATAAAAAAACGCAAGACAAATATAAAGGCTTTATTATTAAATCAAAGTTTTATAGCTGGCTTAGGGAATATTTATGCAGATGAAGCTTTATTCCTGGCTGGAATTCTACCTCAGCGAAGTGTAGATACTTTAAAGAGTTTTGAAATGAAGAAATTGTTTACTGCAATTCAGATAGTTTTAGAAAAAGCAATTAAAGCAGGAGGAACTTCTTTTAGTGATTATAGGAATGCTCAGGATAAAAAGGGTTACTTTCAAAATGAGTTAAATGTATATCAGCGAGACAATCAAGAATGTCTTAAATGTGGAGAAATTATTGAAAAAACTAAAGTAGCTGGTAGAGGAACACATTTTTGCCCACATTGTCAGCGATAA
- the polA gene encoding DNA polymerase I, whose protein sequence is MIVLSEKLFLLDGHSLTHRAFYALPLLQNSAGEYTNAVFGFSRMLFKLIEDEEPDYIIVAFDLKAPTFRHKEYSEYKGNRKKMPDELSPQIPLIKEFLKGLNIPIISKEGFEADDLIGTLAKKAESEGMQVRIVTGDRDALQLVSENINILYTRKGISDIVRYNVEKVKEKYQLEPWQLVDMKGLMGDSSDNIPGVPGIGEKTAIKLLKEFSSLENVLDNIEKVSGKKRKENLSEYSEQARLSKVLGEIVIDVPVDIDFSACALGEADHDSLIPLLERLEFNALLDKYRDNEELNIEDVSFQKLSKQEEIEDLIENIKKQGKLAFDFSLDNYKYPLQAKVNSFLIALDETKIYNIDFSNEVLAQFKDLFEDKKIEKYILHAKEAFILLKDRAYCLQNFVFDPLLASYLLNPSDKLPSLEEQVNKELNLVFDDDISAEKKNALILSKLYKLKEILEKKLEALDLLDLYKDIEIPLIKVLAELELNGICLDKEYLNTLSEKLSLELEDISAKIYELAGEEFNINSPKQLGVILFEKLALPVIKKTKTSYSTSAKVLEELEDKHEIIPLIINYRQLMKLKSTYVDALPPLINPETGRIHTSFNQMVTATGRLSSTDPNLQNIPIRTEEGREIRKCFVPAGEDWLLLAADYSQVELRVLAHISSDSNLLDAYKNGDDIHTQTASEVFEVPAEEVSSNMRRHAKVINFGIAYGMSSYGLARDLNISRAEADNYINKYFERFTSVKKYMDDIVEKAKEDGFVSTIFNRRRYVPEIKSRNFHRRSFAKRTAINTPIQGSAADIMKIAMIKVYETLEEKEYRARMLLQVHDELVLEVHRDDINEVAKILKYEMEKAVDLDVPLIADLQLGKNWRDKEEYIIK, encoded by the coding sequence GTGATTGTTTTGAGTGAAAAATTATTTTTATTAGATGGTCACAGTTTAACACATAGAGCTTTTTATGCTTTGCCATTGTTACAAAATTCTGCTGGAGAGTATACAAATGCAGTATTTGGTTTTTCGAGAATGCTTTTTAAGTTAATTGAAGATGAAGAACCAGATTACATAATAGTGGCTTTTGATTTAAAGGCCCCAACCTTTCGTCATAAAGAATATAGTGAATATAAGGGTAATCGCAAAAAAATGCCTGATGAGTTAAGTCCCCAAATACCTTTGATTAAAGAATTTTTAAAAGGATTAAATATTCCTATCATTAGTAAAGAAGGCTTTGAAGCAGATGATCTTATAGGTACTCTTGCTAAAAAAGCTGAAAGTGAAGGTATGCAAGTTAGAATTGTAACAGGAGATAGAGATGCTCTACAACTAGTTTCGGAAAATATAAATATATTATATACCAGAAAAGGTATATCAGATATTGTCAGATACAATGTAGAAAAAGTAAAGGAAAAGTATCAATTAGAACCCTGGCAACTAGTGGATATGAAGGGTTTAATGGGTGATAGCTCAGATAATATTCCTGGTGTTCCTGGTATAGGTGAAAAGACAGCAATAAAACTATTAAAAGAATTTTCTTCATTAGAAAATGTACTTGATAATATAGAAAAGGTTTCTGGTAAAAAACGAAAAGAAAACCTGAGTGAATATTCCGAACAGGCACGATTGAGTAAAGTCCTTGGAGAAATAGTTATAGATGTACCTGTTGATATTGACTTTTCAGCCTGTGCTCTAGGAGAAGCTGATCATGATTCCTTGATACCATTATTGGAAAGACTTGAGTTTAATGCTTTATTAGATAAATATCGTGATAATGAAGAGCTTAATATCGAGGATGTATCTTTTCAAAAGCTTTCTAAGCAAGAAGAAATAGAAGATTTAATAGAAAATATTAAAAAGCAGGGAAAACTAGCATTTGATTTTTCCTTAGATAATTACAAATATCCTTTGCAGGCAAAAGTGAATAGTTTTCTAATTGCTTTAGATGAAACAAAGATATATAATATCGATTTTAGTAATGAGGTATTAGCCCAATTTAAAGATTTATTTGAAGATAAAAAAATAGAGAAATATATATTACATGCTAAAGAAGCTTTTATATTATTAAAAGATAGGGCTTATTGTCTTCAAAACTTCGTTTTTGATCCTTTATTAGCCAGCTACCTATTAAATCCCTCAGATAAGCTTCCTTCGCTAGAAGAGCAAGTGAATAAAGAATTAAACTTAGTATTTGATGATGATATATCTGCAGAAAAAAAGAATGCTTTAATATTGTCCAAATTATATAAGTTGAAAGAAATACTTGAGAAAAAACTTGAAGCCCTTGATTTATTAGACTTATATAAAGATATAGAGATACCCTTGATCAAAGTATTGGCTGAGTTAGAGCTAAATGGAATATGCTTAGACAAAGAGTATTTAAATACTTTATCTGAAAAACTATCTTTAGAATTAGAAGATATTAGTGCCAAGATATATGAACTTGCCGGGGAAGAGTTTAATATAAATTCTCCTAAACAATTAGGTGTGATTCTTTTTGAGAAACTAGCTTTACCAGTAATAAAAAAGACTAAAACTTCTTACTCTACAAGTGCTAAAGTACTTGAAGAATTAGAAGACAAGCATGAAATAATCCCCTTAATAATTAATTATCGACAGTTGATGAAACTAAAATCAACTTATGTGGATGCTTTACCACCCTTAATAAATCCTGAAACTGGAAGAATTCATACTAGTTTTAATCAGATGGTTACAGCAACAGGAAGATTAAGCAGTACTGATCCTAATTTGCAAAATATACCTATTAGAACTGAAGAAGGTAGAGAGATTAGAAAATGTTTTGTTCCTGCAGGAGAAGATTGGCTCTTATTAGCTGCAGATTATTCTCAAGTAGAATTAAGAGTTTTGGCACATATTAGTAGTGATAGTAATCTTCTGGATGCATATAAAAATGGTGATGATATTCATACTCAAACTGCAAGTGAAGTTTTTGAAGTGCCAGCAGAAGAGGTAAGTTCTAATATGCGTCGACATGCCAAAGTAATTAATTTTGGCATTGCTTATGGTATGAGTTCATATGGTTTAGCTAGAGATTTAAATATCTCTCGTGCTGAGGCAGATAATTATATTAATAAATATTTTGAACGTTTTACATCAGTTAAGAAGTATATGGATGATATTGTTGAAAAGGCAAAAGAAGATGGATTTGTTAGTACGATATTTAATAGAAGAAGATATGTACCAGAAATTAAGAGTCGTAATTTTCATCGCAGATCATTTGCTAAAAGAACAGCTATAAATACTCCGATCCAGGGCAGTGCTGCAGATATTATGAAAATAGCTATGATTAAGGTCTATGAGACTCTAGAAGAAAAAGAATATAGGGCAAGAATGTTACTTCAAGTTCATGATGAATTAGTTCTGGAAGTTCACAGAGATGATATAAATGAGGTTGCAAAAATACTTAAATACGAAATGGAAAAAGCAGTTGATTTGGATGTGCCCTTAATAGCAGATCTACAGCTTGGGAAAAATTGGAGAGATAAAGAAGAGTATATTATCAAATAG
- a CDS encoding rubredoxin-like domain-containing protein, giving the protein MKPWRCQICGETYLGKEAPDRCPYCGAAGKNKVSPAEYIDFGVVEMSEKSRKDLEYALELEMNNTAFYKKCAANAENQINMAIFKRLAKHEGEHAELIADMLDIEEGDLPEVEIPENDKERFELAHEHEQKAINFYLEVARTAPETRVRDVFAALSDVELEHLNMSNIYK; this is encoded by the coding sequence ATGAAACCGTGGAGATGTCAAATCTGTGGAGAAACGTATTTAGGGAAAGAAGCACCTGATCGTTGTCCTTATTGTGGTGCTGCAGGTAAGAATAAAGTATCACCTGCAGAATATATCGACTTTGGTGTAGTAGAAATGTCAGAGAAGAGTAGAAAAGACTTGGAGTATGCATTAGAATTAGAGATGAATAACACTGCTTTTTATAAAAAATGTGCTGCAAATGCAGAGAACCAGATAAATATGGCTATTTTTAAACGTCTAGCTAAACATGAAGGTGAACATGCAGAATTAATTGCAGATATGCTAGATATAGAGGAAGGAGATTTACCTGAAGTAGAAATTCCAGAAAATGATAAAGAACGCTTCGAATTAGCACACGAGCATGAGCAAAAAGCCATCAATTTTTATTTGGAAGTAGCTAGAACTGCTCCTGAAACTAGAGTTAGAGATGTCTTTGCTGCTTTATCTGATGTTGAATTAGAGCATTTGAATATGTCCAATATTTATAAGTAA